In Lathyrus oleraceus cultivar Zhongwan6 chromosome 2, CAAS_Psat_ZW6_1.0, whole genome shotgun sequence, the DNA window cttcATCTTCGTCCGTGTCCCCTTCATCTGGGTTATGGGTGGCAGCAAGGCATCTTCCACGAGTGAAGTTGGAAACGGCTTACCAAGATGTGGATGCAATGAAACCATGAAGTTGTTGGTCTCCAAGTCAATTGAAAACCCCGGTCGCAAATTTTGGAAATGCAGGAATTATATGGTGAGCAATTTTGaagcattttattattttgagttTGATTTCGAAATTAATTGTTGGTGGTGTTTGTCTCAAATTGCAGAATGGGTGCGGTTTATTTTTGTGGGATGATTTGGTCAGTGAGTTTGCAGTGAAAGAAACCAATCCGTCCGGATGCCGTCAATGTGAAGTCAACAAGGcttatttgattgaatttgcTAAAGAGATTGTTGAGGAGATAGATTGCAGAGTCGGAAAGCTTAACAAGTTAGAAAAACTGAAGAAAAAGATTGCAATGGAAAAGAGGAAAAATTTATGGTTAATGTTTGTAATTGGTCTGTCATGGATGTTGATAGCAGCTATGGTTAAGTTAGTCTAATGAGTCTGTCATGTAATTGTTATGTCATTAGTGTTTTTCAGCAATGTAATGTTGAACTTGTAATGTGTTCATCAATGAAATGTAATTTGTTCATCAATCTTAAACTGTCACTGCAGCATCATTATTTGATTAAACTTTCAGCATTCAATCTACCAATAATGACAGAAAAAAGTTATATCATAATGAAagagcaaaattgcaaaatcatCAGAAAACTACAGAACAATTTTATAGTCAGTAATTCTAAAGAAAATATGACATAGTAAACATATAAATAAATTGAAATATATTAATGTAGTCTATCTCTTAAACTTTTTCAGTGCAGAATTCAAGGTGAATGTAATTAAATACTTTGGCTTTTTCTTTAGATCCTGCAGAATTCATGGTTTTGTTGTAAGATTAGTGCACAGACTAGCCATGGCTCTCTGCAGAATTCATGGtttatgaaaaacaagaaaaaaatgTGACAGACTAGCCATTGTGTTTTATAGACAATACACACCAATAATGTTAAACTGATACATTAGAATTGATCATCACAGTAAGTGCATATGTTTGTTACAAAAGGATTACAAAATACATGTCTTCAAAGATCAGTTGGCATTACAAAAGAGTTTTCCAAAAGGATTACAAAATACATAGCAGAAACATAATAATCAGTCCCTCATTTTGAAGTGGGTATGTCTTCATTTTCTGGTAGGGTAATTGGTTTGTCACTAGATATTCCTTCACCTGTTATGGGTCTTTTAAACCAACTCAACTTGATCCTCTCACTTTGCCTTCTTTTGATGATAGGTTTTTTTTCAACCCTTTTTCTGGATTGTTTTGTGATTGAGGCAGCCACACTAGATCCTGTTTGACTCATAATAGTTGGAACAGGCATATCAGTTGGAGGCTGTGGATCAGTTGGAACAGGCACATTTGTTGGAACAGTCATATCAGTTGCAGTTGGGGCAGGCATATCAGATGCAGTTGGCATATCATTTGCAGTTGGCATATCAGTTGCAGTTGGCACATGTCCTTTTTTAGGTTTTCTCTACAATGTAAGACACAATGTATGGTTGTCATCACAATGCATATCACAATGAAGAATGTAAGACAGAATGTAGAATGTAAGACAAAATGTATATCACAATGAATTACCTTTCTTTTAAGTGCATTGGGATCCTGAGTGGTAGCCTTACAAGTCATAGCATTGTGACCAAAATTATCACATTTGGTGCACTTATATGCAACACCAGATCTTCTCTTCCTTGCACCATCCTCTCCACTTTCTCTTATCCTAATCTTCTTAGGTCTACCAGGACCATTTTTATATGCAGGTGGTAGAGGTGGTTCCATCTCAACTTCTGGCCACATATCTTGACCATTGATTGGACTTACTGAAAATCCATAACATAGTGCAAACTTTTCTCTTGTGTAACAAGCATCAACAAATTCATCAGGGTTTTGCTTTCTATAACTCAGAGCAGCTACAGCATGCCTACATGGAATTCCTACTAATTCCCAAAAATTACAACTACATGACCTTTTAGCAATGTCAACAATAAATTCATGTGTGTTGTAACTATGTGTAACCTGAAAAGTCTCAGCAATTGACCATGTTGGCAACCAATGACCACTATTGAACACCTCATTATCTAACCTTCTCCTAGGTATTGGCATCACCTTATGTGGCCAATTTTCTAGTTTACTTGCAGAGGTGGATAACCTATTCATCAGATATTTTCTTATCCACTCACACATTGTGAGTATAGGTTTGTCCCTAGCAGCTAGAATGGTAGCATTAAAAGACTCTGAGATATTATTCATCAATGTATCACATTTAGGGTAAAAAGAAAAGGCATGCTTACACCAGCTTTTGGTAGGAACAGCCATCAACCAAGTCCAAGCATTGGGATCTGCATTCTTCAATTCATTCATCTTTTGGACCCATGCCTGATAGTATGTGGCTTTAGCAGCTCCCATCATTAAATCTCTAATAAGGGCTCCTCCACCAAACCTTTTCTTGAAATTAGCATACAAGTGCCTAAGACATAATCTATGCTCAATAGTATCA includes these proteins:
- the LOC127123828 gene encoding uncharacterized protein LOC127123828, producing the protein MEEPNKSMDSDDVYYSDELNSSDPDDSCDEERPKYARFRKEHLNKDFIFKWGMEFNTLDDFRAVIREWSVLNGREISFVKNEGDRVRVVCKHKCGFLVLCSKVGHKETFAIKTLVHKHTCARVLNNKSASSKWVAKHVVKRMQTSDTVRIRDIIQDMRQTYSVGITVAKAWRAKLIAKKIIEGDADNQYASIWRYAEELRRVNHGNTVKINVERPSPSIQPRFGSFYFCFDGCKKGFIHGCRPFVGVDGCHLKTKYGGQLLIAVGRDANDQYFPLAFGVVENETKESWRWFIQLLMEDIGQDRRYVFISDQQKGLVAVFEELSDTIEHRLCLRHLYANFKKRFGGGALIRDLMMGAAKATYYQAWVQKMNELKNADPNAWTWLMAVPTKSWCKHAFSFYPKCDTLMNNISESFNATILAARDKPILTMCEWIRKYLMNRLSTSASKLENWPHKVMPIPRRRLDNEVFNSGHWLPTWSIAETFQVTHSYNTHEFIVDIAKRSCSCNFWELVGIPCRHAVAALSYRKQNPDEFVDACYTREKFALCYGFSVSPINGQDMWPEVEMEPPLPPAYKNGPGRPKKIRIRESGEDGARKRRSGVAYKCTKCDNFGHNAMTCKATTQDPNALKRKRKPKKGHVPTATDMPTANDMPTASDMPAPTATDMTVPTNVPVPTDPQPPTDMPVPTIMSQTGSSVAASITKQSRKRVEKKPIIKRRQSERIKLSWFKRPITGEGISSDKPITLPENEDIPTSK